AGACCCCCAATCTCCCAAAAGACAAAAAATCCTCGGGGTTCTAGGGGTGAAACCCCTAGCCCAGCCGCTTTTCTCTCTGTGCCCTCTGTGTTCTCTGTGGTAGAAGGTCCTATTCTGAAATTCTTCTATCCGCTATTTATGAGCTCTATGGTAGAATCAACTGTTATCCCAAAATGGCATGTTTTGAACCGTGCCTCAATGTTCAATGTTCAATGTTCAATGTTCAATGAAATGCGGCATCGCAGCATTGTTAGTATGATATATAAAACTGGTGTTTTGCGAGGTCGAGGATCGCTTCGACAGCATTTTCGGCATCTATGCCTTCGGCTTCGACGCGGATTTTTGCTCCGCGAGCGGCAGAAAGTATCAACACTCCTAAGAGAGACTTAGCGTCAACGGTGAGATTACGGTTGGTGAGGCTTATATTAGCTTTGAAAGAAGAGGCACAGCGTACGAGTTCCGTCGAAGGTCGCGTATGCAGACCTTTGATGTTGGCGACAATAAAACTTGACTGCACAAGACAACTTACCACGGAAAATCCTCGTTGTTCTATAGATAGATAGATAATCCGGACGTTACTACTCGGGTGTTTTATCGACAAGTCTTTTTTTTACTGAGTCGGGAATTTCCTTGATATATAGGTCATGTTGTGAGAACGGCACTGTTATGTTATGTTCACGTAGTGATGTTTCTAACTCCCACATATACGCTGATTTAAAGGACCCTTGATTCCCTAAATTTTTGATATCGACCCATACGATGAGTTCGAATTTAAGAGCGCTATCGCCAAATTCTACGAACCACACATCCGGATCTTTAACACGTGGGTTATCTTTAATGGTTGCTGGGACGCGTCCTGCTGCTTCGAGTGCTGCTTCTTTTACGAGGTCTTTATCGGTGCCATATGCCACGCTGAATGGAATATGGATGCGCATAAACTTATTGTATAGCGTCCAGTTTATCACGTTATGTGTTACGACTTCGGCGTTAGGAACGATGATATCTGTGCCGTCGTAGGTATGTATTATTGTGTTATGGACATTTACGGCGATGACTTTCCCCCAGTCGCCCGATTCCAGTTTCACATAGTCTCCGACTTTTATACTCTTCTCGAAGAGAATGATGAGTCCGCTGAGGAAGTTATTGACTATCGACTGCAGTCCGAAACCGATACCTACACTTAATGCACCGAGTATTATTGCGAGGTTGCTGAAGTTCAGCCCTATCGATCCGAGGGCGATGAAGAAGCCTATTATCATAACGACGTAGTGCACGATTCTTTTGAGTGCATAGACGTTAGACTCTGAGATCCCCGAGCGTTTCTGTGTTACTTTCACTAGCATATGTCTGAATGCTTTTGATATAAAGTATGCTACTATCAATATCAAGAACATCATAAGGAACGATGCTGGTGTTACGGGGACTTCTTTGTTGATTTTGAATATCGTCAAAAACAGCCATTCGCGTACAACGCCGTTAACATCTTCTATCCACGAGCCGATATTACTGATAACGTTCTCGAAATATGACGAGTTTTTCTCTACGAAATAGTCAACCTGCTGAAGGACTACTTCTATGTTGTAGTTAAGAAGGTCGAGCTGTGCCATACGGGAAAACGTTCCCTGTATAAGTTCCAGCTGATCTTCGAAGATATCTTCTAGGACGTCCTTATCGCTTCCCTGTGTTTCGCGAAGTCCGGTAAACATCTGTCCGAAGATTATCTGTTCGTGAAGCGTCGCGTCCTGCCACTCTTCTAGTAAGATTTTGTTATTATCAAGGCGGATTCTATGTTCCTGAACATCTCTCTCGATATTTTCGAGGCTTCTTACGTCCTCGTGGGCATAGATATCAAGGAGGAGATATTTTGCATTGAGGAAGTCCAATGTCGATGCGCTAAGATGTTTTTCGATAAGTGCGTTTGTCACCTTACGCTGCTGACCTCTTTGCTTCAGACGTGAAATCTCATCGTTTCCGGAGAACATCATCGTCGAAGACTCCGCTTTTACAAGGGATTTTTCAGCGTTTTCAAGGCTCTTTTTTGCCAAGGCGATATCATCTTCAATATCTTTGAAGTCAACATCTTCGACATACAGGCGCCGCTGTGCGCTGTCGAGGACGCTATTAACATCTTCGAGGGCTTCTTTCTGGAAGTCAATACGATCTTTTAGATAGTCTGCTTCTTCTCTAAGAATTTGTAGTTCTGACCTTTGGACCATTATAGCGAATCCCAAGAATATCTTTTCGTGAGAAGGGTCTTCGTATCCTAGGTAGTCGAGGAAAAGCTTGTCGATACGCGAATTTATGTCGTCGGCTTTTCTTAGTTTCCTATTATAATCGGCGTCAAGGATTTTCAGGCTTCCTTTTTTGTTGACGATCTCCCTTGAAAGCTTAAGCTGTTCTTCGATGGTGTATGTTTCTTTAAGCACCAAAGACTCCACCGCCTGCCCGTTATCACGGCTACGAATCTCATGCAACGTAGTAAGGTTAGAAAGTATCGTCGATATCAACGATGAGATTCTCTCTCGCTTGTCCTCGTCAACAGCATCGCGTACAGAATACAATTCTCCCTTGAGATCAGATATCTTCTGTTTAAAGTCGGCTTCGGCGAC
This window of the Waddliaceae bacterium genome carries:
- a CDS encoding HPr family phosphocarrier protein, with product MVSCLVQSSFIVANIKGLHTRPSTELVRCASSFKANISLTNRNLTVDAKSLLGVLILSAARGAKIRVEAEGIDAENAVEAILDLAKHQFYISY
- a CDS encoding mechanosensitive ion channel, which produces MTFFKRAIILCTVIIGISAPFSSSCAEVPVEEEVIIPSPLTLSLNWWIAFDVAEADFKQKISDLKGELYSVRDAVDEDKRERISSLISTILSNLTTLHEIRSRDNGQAVESLVLKETYTIEEQLKLSREIVNKKGSLKILDADYNRKLRKADDINSRIDKLFLDYLGYEDPSHEKIFLGFAIMVQRSELQILREEADYLKDRIDFQKEALEDVNSVLDSAQRRLYVEDVDFKDIEDDIALAKKSLENAEKSLVKAESSTMMFSGNDEISRLKQRGQQRKVTNALIEKHLSASTLDFLNAKYLLLDIYAHEDVRSLENIERDVQEHRIRLDNNKILLEEWQDATLHEQIIFGQMFTGLRETQGSDKDVLEDIFEDQLELIQGTFSRMAQLDLLNYNIEVVLQQVDYFVEKNSSYFENVISNIGSWIEDVNGVVREWLFLTIFKINKEVPVTPASFLMMFLILIVAYFISKAFRHMLVKVTQKRSGISESNVYALKRIVHYVVMIIGFFIALGSIGLNFSNLAIILGALSVGIGFGLQSIVNNFLSGLIILFEKSIKVGDYVKLESGDWGKVIAVNVHNTIIHTYDGTDIIVPNAEVVTHNVINWTLYNKFMRIHIPFSVAYGTDKDLVKEAALEAAGRVPATIKDNPRVKDPDVWFVEFGDSALKFELIVWVDIKNLGNQGSFKSAYMWELETSLREHNITVPFSQHDLYIKEIPDSVKKRLVDKTPE